The following is a genomic window from Pseudomonas promysalinigenes.
ATCAGATTTTCTTCTTCATCGAGATCATAGTGGTAGTTACCAATCAGCACTTCTAACCCGCGCGGCCGCATGACCTCATGGATGGCCTCCAAAGTGTCGATGAACAATTGGTTGGACAATGACGGGATCAACACAACGACAGACTGACTGCGCGCCGACGCCAAAGCACGTGCCGCAGGGTTTGCGACGTAGCCCAGCGAGGCAGCGGCGGCCGTGACCTTCAGCACAAGTTCAGGAGCAACCGTACTAACCCCGCGTAATGCGCGCGAAGCGGTGATAGGAGAAACGCCGGAAAGCCTGGCGACTTCCGCCAACGTAGGACGACCTGTGGTGCGAGAGCCAATGCGAGTCATGAATGTTGTAATTTTACTACTTGCAGGAATGGGGAACGGCCACTAAGGTAGCGCTGTCTCAGGACGCAGGCAATGTAATCTTTGGTAGTGGCCAATACAGTGCTCTGCCAAGCGTCCATACTGCGTAAGGACAAGTCCAATAACACTGGGCAGACGGTGCTTTGTTGTCTACAAGACAGCGCTATCTCGCCCCGCAGGAGGTACTGATGAATTCTTCCCTGTCCGCCATCGTGGTGATGGGCGTGGCTGGCTGTGGCAAAAGCTGCGTCGGCGATGCCATAGCCAAGCGAAGCGGCGGTCGCCTGATCGAAGGCGACGCGTTTCACCCTGCCGAAAACATCCGCAAGATGAGTGCTGGCATCCCACTGGATGACAATGACCGCGCAGGTTGGTTGGTGCGTCTTGGCCAGGAGTTGCAAGCGGCGGTCCAGGCTGGTGAGCGACCCATACTCACCTGCTCGGCACTCAAACGCCGCTACCGCGACACACTGCGTGACGCCATGCCGGAGCTGGTATTCGTGTTCCTCGAACTTACCCCGAGCGAGGCCGAAAAGCGCGTACTTGCACGCCCTGGGCATTTCATGCCGGCCAGCCTGATCGACAGCCAGTTCGCCGCATTGGAAGTTCCCCATGGCGAACCGTTGACCCTGACCCTGGATGCCACCCAGCCAATAAACGTGCTGGCCGAGGCGGTCGACGCGTGGTTAAAGCCCCACGGTGACCGGAACCTGGCGCGCACTGCCTGAACCGGCAGTTTCCTGGCTCACCGAAGATAGCGCTGTCTTGCCGCCCAAAAGCGCCGCCACCTGATCCATTGCTACGCCCAAAACAACGATAAGACCGAGGCATCAAAACCATGTTCGGACTCGCTACAGATACTTACCTATTGCTCGACGCGCTGGTCACCATCGTCGGGCTGATACTGCTGATCACCCACTTCAAGGTTCACCCCTTCGTCGCATTGACGTTGGCTGCAGGCTTCCTCGGCCTGACATCCGGCATGCCGGTAGCCAAGGTCATGAAATCGTTCCAGGACGGTTTCGGCGGCGTGCTCGGCTTTGTCG
Proteins encoded in this region:
- a CDS encoding gluconokinase — encoded protein: MNSSLSAIVVMGVAGCGKSCVGDAIAKRSGGRLIEGDAFHPAENIRKMSAGIPLDDNDRAGWLVRLGQELQAAVQAGERPILTCSALKRRYRDTLRDAMPELVFVFLELTPSEAEKRVLARPGHFMPASLIDSQFAALEVPHGEPLTLTLDATQPINVLAEAVDAWLKPHGDRNLARTA